A window of Halovivax gelatinilyticus genomic DNA:
AGCAGTACGGCATCGAGAAACGGAATCGCGAGTAATGCGAGGATCCACCGGAGCATTGACCGTCAGTAGATTCCCCACGGTGAAAACCCTTTAGTTCGCACGGATCTCCGTCTCCGCTGGGTTTCAGTTCGGTCTGAACGTTGGTTTCCGTCGAACGATGGACTTACCCGGGCTACAGTCATCGACACTCCCATGGAACACGACACGCGGGTCGAGTGGCGCGCCTGGGGATCGGCGGCCTTCGACGAGGCGACCGAGTTCGGAACGCCGTTGTTGTGTTCGATCGTCACCAGCTGGTGTGGCCCCTGTGCGGAGATGGACGAAACGACCTATCGCGACCCGCCCATCGCCGCGATCGTAAACGACGCGTTCGTCCCCGTTCGGGTGGACGCCGAACGGAGACCTCGCGTTCGGGACCGGTACAACGCTGGCGGCTTTCCGTCGACGGTTGTGCTCGCTCCGGACGGGTCGATACTCGACGCAGCGACCTATCTCGAACCAGACGAGATGCGGGACTTTCTCGATCGGGCACTGGCCCGTCACGAAGAGTGGTCCGAGAATCCCGACGTCACGGAATCGCCCGAACCGGACACCCCGCCGTCGGGCGAACTCGACTCCTTGATCGTCTCTCGACTCTACGGCGTTCTCGATGCGACCTACGACGATGTACACGGCGGATGGGGTGATAGCCCGAAGTTTCCCGTACCGAGCGCAATCGAATTCTGTCTCGGACGCGACACGTCGATGGCGTGCGAGTCACTCGACGCGATCGCTGATTCGCTGTTCGACGATCTGAACGGCGGATTCTATCGATTCGCCCACGAACGCGACTGGACGGATCTCCAGCGCGAGAAACGGCTCGAAGACACCGCGGCGCTCGTTCGGGCGTTCGCTAACGCGTACCTTCACACCGGTTCGGAGAGATATCGACAGACGGCTGCTCGGTCCATCGAGTACCTCTGTACGACGCTCTGGGTCGAGTCGAACGAGGGCGCTGACCGACCCACGGGCGGGTTTGCCTCGAGTCAACTGGCCAGGGATGGTGAGATCGGTCCGTCGAACGGCGTCGCTCCCGATGGCTACCCGGTGGACGAAACCGTGTACGCGGGAGCGAACGCGCTCGCGATCGATGCCCTGTTGACGTTCGCCGCGTACACGGACGACCGGCGGGCAAAACGGTGCGCACGTACCGCCCTCGAATCGCTTCGCTCGGAGATGATGCCGGGCGGGGTCGTCGATCACGTGCTGTTCGAGTCCGATTCGCCTCGGTGTCTCCTCTTCGACCAGGCTCGCACGCTACGCGCGCTACTCACCGCACACAGCGTACTCGGCACGGAGTCGCTAGAGGATGCACGGTCCGTCGCCGACGTGACGATCGATCGGTTACGAGACGGAGCGTCGTTCGTCGACGGCCCGACCGAACACGTTGACAAACGTTCCAGACCGCTGCGCCCGATCGAAGGAAACGCCGAACTCGCGAATGCGCTCTTCGAATTATCGGTCCTCACCGACGATGATCGGTATCGGACCGTCGGCCGATCAGCGCTCGAAGCGTTCGCTGGTATCACTGATGGAATCGGTGTGAACGTCGCCACGTACGCCGACACCGTCGGACGGTATATCGATGACCCACTCGTCGTCCGCGTTGGATCCGACGCCTGGTCCGATCTCCACCGGGCGTCACTGCGACTTGCGGATCACCGAAAAATCGTCGTTCCAAACGACGATTCGGTCCCCCGGGGAACGGCCCGCGTCGAACGCGGTACCGTTCACTCAGAGCGTGCGGACAGTCCGGCCGAGTTGGCCGCACGCGTCAGGGAGGTGGCCACCGATGAGTCGGAACGATAGTGGCCTCAAACTACAAACGAGCTCAAACTACCGAATTGTTTAATAGTGCGTGTCCGCTGAATTCGGGTATGGCGAATCTCAGGGACCTCGGGCTGTCTGAGTATGAAGCCCGGGCATACAGAACGCTCCTTCAGATGGGTCCCACAACGGCTAAGGAGTTGTCGCGCGCGAGCGACGTCCCGATGGGACGCGTCTACGACGTGTTAAACAGTATCGAACAGTACAATCTCGTCCGCACGCAGACGGCGAGTCGTCCGAAGAAGTACGTCGCCGTAGAGCCATCGACGGCGCTAGATCGACTGCTCGAAGACAAAAAACAGGAGCTCGACGAGAAGGCGGCCCAGTACGAGTCGATCGTCGAGGATCTCTCTTCCGAACTGGTCGCGAACGAACCCGTCGAAGAGCAGTTCTGGACCGCGGCGATCGGTCCCGAAGACACGTTCGACTTGCTGTTAGAGCGTCTCACCGCGGCAGACGATTCGATCGTCATGGTCGCCGCCGATCCGTCACCACAGATCGACGTCAGGACCGTCGGTGACGAGGTACTCGATTATCTGGAGGTTGCCCTCGACCGTGGCGTAACCGTCGACGTCCTGATGAGCCGTACGCTGGTCGATTCGCTCTCGCCGAGCGTCGGTCGTCGATACCGCCAGACCTTACAGTCAAAAGATGGATTCGACGTCCGTACCTCGGAGAACGTCTCCGGCTCGTTCAACGTTATCGACGGGTCGGAAGTTTGCATTCAGGTGCCGAATCCGCTCTCGACGGGTGAGATATTCGGTATGATCGATCTCAAAGACACGGAATTTGCGACGGAGGTCTACGACGAATTTCACCCACAATGGAGCGACGCAACGCCCCTCGAACTCTGAGTTATTCGTCAGTACTCTTCGCGCACTTCTCTGCGAAGCGTTCCGACGTCGACGACGCGTTCGGCGTGTGCGTTGTGCTGGTGAATCGATTCGTCGTTCGACTGGGCCATCGTGACGACGGCGTCGTCCGGGAGGTGGTGAAACTCATCGACGACACCTTCGGCCATCGCCCTGACGCAGTCTTCGACGAACTTCGCATCCGCGTGTGACGCGTAGGTCATGTGGTCCTCGTCGGGTCGCTTCGCGAGGTTGTAAATTCGAGCGCTCATCGCATCTCGGGCGATGTCGATCACGTCGTCTAGCTCGACCTGTGGGTCTCCGTCTGCTTCGATCGTTAGCGTCGCGTGCCCGCGCTGGGAGTGGCCGGGTTGGGGAACTTCGTCTAAAAACGCGGTGATCGTCCCGTCGTCGACGCCGAGGTCTTCGAGGGTTCGGCGCGCTCGGGCGGTCGACATTCCCTGCGAACACGGGCAGACGGTCATCCCGTCGACCCGTGCACCGATCTCCTCGCGCGTTCCCTCGTCGGTCGCCGTCGCGGAGGCGATGATGTCGACGGTGTGCTGGGTCTCACGGTCGCTCTCTGGGGTCCGTTCGCGCTGCATGAACTTGGCGTTCATCGAAACCTCTGCCCGTGTGGTGTACTCGTGTTTTTCGAGCAGTCGCGACGCCGCGTCCCCGCAGACTTCCTCGGGTCTGTAGGCTTCTTCCCTGGTCGCGTCCTCGAGAATCTCGTCGATCACCTCCATGTTCCTACTCATGTCGGCGCCCTTTCGCCAGGCTGGGAGATCCACGAACACGTCGAATTCGGCCGTGAGAATAATCGGTCGGTCGCCGTTTCTCGCGATTTTGACGAGTTTATCGACTCCAGTGACGCCCACCTGACTTAATCCGACGGTTACGTCGGGTGCGTCGGCCTGGACGTCCGGTAAGTGCTGGCTCATTGAGTAAATCCTGGGCGAGCGCGCGATTAGGCCTTTCGAAACGAGCAACGATTCGCCGGGTAAATAGTTGGGTATTGGACCAAACCGAGTTTTGCTCACTACTGCCAGCTACCGGCCACAACTGGCCACGATATACCGGACGATCTCCGGCGCTAGAGTTCTATTGGTCCGTGCACGTCGAACTGGAGTCCCTCACGTTGGGCCCGCTCGGCGCAGGCGGCCAGCGCCGGTCGAACCAGTTGCTCGTCAGCAACGGCCTTACACTCGACCGTGACGGTCCCGGCACCGAGAAACGAGGCCGCCCGGACGTAGCCGCGAACGCGATCTGCGGTCTCCTGGACCCGAAGCGGACACTCGTCGTCGAA
This region includes:
- a CDS encoding DUF255 domain-containing protein; its protein translation is MEHDTRVEWRAWGSAAFDEATEFGTPLLCSIVTSWCGPCAEMDETTYRDPPIAAIVNDAFVPVRVDAERRPRVRDRYNAGGFPSTVVLAPDGSILDAATYLEPDEMRDFLDRALARHEEWSENPDVTESPEPDTPPSGELDSLIVSRLYGVLDATYDDVHGGWGDSPKFPVPSAIEFCLGRDTSMACESLDAIADSLFDDLNGGFYRFAHERDWTDLQREKRLEDTAALVRAFANAYLHTGSERYRQTAARSIEYLCTTLWVESNEGADRPTGGFASSQLARDGEIGPSNGVAPDGYPVDETVYAGANALAIDALLTFAAYTDDRRAKRCARTALESLRSEMMPGGVVDHVLFESDSPRCLLFDQARTLRALLTAHSVLGTESLEDARSVADVTIDRLRDGASFVDGPTEHVDKRSRPLRPIEGNAELANALFELSVLTDDDRYRTVGRSALEAFAGITDGIGVNVATYADTVGRYIDDPLVVRVGSDAWSDLHRASLRLADHRKIVVPNDDSVPRGTARVERGTVHSERADSPAELAARVREVATDESER
- the mptA gene encoding GTP cyclohydrolase MptA, with amino-acid sequence MSQHLPDVQADAPDVTVGLSQVGVTGVDKLVKIARNGDRPIILTAEFDVFVDLPAWRKGADMSRNMEVIDEILEDATREEAYRPEEVCGDAASRLLEKHEYTTRAEVSMNAKFMQRERTPESDRETQHTVDIIASATATDEGTREEIGARVDGMTVCPCSQGMSTARARRTLEDLGVDDGTITAFLDEVPQPGHSQRGHATLTIEADGDPQVELDDVIDIARDAMSARIYNLAKRPDEDHMTYASHADAKFVEDCVRAMAEGVVDEFHHLPDDAVVTMAQSNDESIHQHNAHAERVVDVGTLRREVREEY
- a CDS encoding TrmB family transcriptional regulator translates to MANLRDLGLSEYEARAYRTLLQMGPTTAKELSRASDVPMGRVYDVLNSIEQYNLVRTQTASRPKKYVAVEPSTALDRLLEDKKQELDEKAAQYESIVEDLSSELVANEPVEEQFWTAAIGPEDTFDLLLERLTAADDSIVMVAADPSPQIDVRTVGDEVLDYLEVALDRGVTVDVLMSRTLVDSLSPSVGRRYRQTLQSKDGFDVRTSENVSGSFNVIDGSEVCIQVPNPLSTGEIFGMIDLKDTEFATEVYDEFHPQWSDATPLEL